GGCATAGTTTCAATATCTACataagaacaacagaaacaaaactTAAAAATTGCCGTACTGAATGCATCATTAAGAAACCGCAAATTCATGAAaagacaaaggaaggaaaaaaaataataataataataaagctcCTAGGCAAGAAAGTGCTATGAGCCGGTACCTTAAACCAGGATTAGAAGGGTGCGTGAATCAAGACTCTTGAGGTGGTCCATTGCTCAACTCAACTTACTTTCTCAATCTTGTACTTCTTGCGGGTCTATAGTCTGCAACACATTTACAAACAGTTACGTAACGGATGAAGCATGAGCAGATAACTTATAAAGAGTAAGGATTGACTAGCCGCGTCATAGTGTACGGGTTCAAGGTCTTCAATTGCTTACCGCAACAAGTAGTAAAGTTAGTTCGATGACGATGGTGGTGTATGGGAATTGAACTCCATAGGCTCTGAAGACGTGAAGATGATCCAGATTACAACAAAAGATGATCTACACAGAAGAATGAATAAGGTTTTGTTTGTAGGTAGAAGTCAACTTACCTGGTTTGTAAGGGATGTGCTATTGGCGCCGGTCGGCCTTGGGTTCGTCATCGAAGTCTCCAACATAAACGTAAGGGATGTGGGCTATTTTGGGCCAGTCACGTCCTTTACCTGGTTGGTATTTATTTGTGAGCAGCGGACAGCCCTCATAGATGCGAAGTTCTGTAAGTGAAAGAGGCAGATGATCCTCTTGTTCAAGGGATGCTAGCTTTGGGCAATTATCAATTCCAAGGGATTCAAGAGAGGTGAGAGACTGAAGAGATGATGACAGGCGCTTCAGATTTGGGAAGTCTTGAATGGTGAGTTTAATGAGAGATTTAGGGAGCAGCACTTCCCTTGGTGGAAAGGACACCAGATCTGGATCTACAGCAGCGATATACAATTCTTTAAGAGAGGTGAGTCTGTCCAAGTGGTGAAGCCCCCATTCTGAGAGAGGCTTGCAGCATTTAGTATTGACAATATCAAGTGTGATTAGGTTGGGTGGGAAACCCTCTTCTAGAATGTATCCCATCAATGCTGCAACTTTTTCATCACGTGTTGTCACCATTATCATACTTCCCTTAATTAGCTCCCCCACCAAAGGGAGCTTGCAGTTTGGTCCATGAATCATAATCACATGTGCTCCAGACATCATCTAAAACAATCAAAAACTTTTTACCATCTATCGCCTTACTCAGATTATCTTGAACTTGACTGAAATCATCCATATCAGATAGCTGAGATGTGACTTTCTTACAAATAGTTCTCGTCACCGTTTCAAGATTGAAGTCATCAGACACTGAAACCCAGATCTTGAAATCAAACCGTTCCATTGCAGCTACATCATTGAAGACTTGTCCCGCAAGCGTTGTCTTGCCGAGTCCTCCCATACCAACAATGGCAACAACTTGGTATTTGGTGGCAGAAGAAGGATCAATATCTCTTGACAACAACTCCACTATTTTTCTTGTGTCTTCATCTCTTCCAACCACAGGTCCATCCAGCACATATGAACTTGGTGTCCTTTGCGATGATGATATTGCAGTAGAGGTATGCTCAATATATTTCAAACCAAGCTTCTCTTTCCGTTCAAATATTTCTTGCAAACGACTAGCAATCTTCTCTATTTCGGAGTTCATATTGAAGTAGAATTTAACATTGTGAGGAACTTTGGTAAAGAAGCCTCGTACCTTGGTTGTGTTAGTTTGGCGGCTTTGGCCAACCTTGAGCTGCTTGCGTGCTAACATCTCAGTGGAAAAGGAGTCAAGTAGATCCTCCATGTCATAGGCCAAGTGTCTGAGGGCATTCAGCCATAGCTCCACTGCCCTGCTCGTCAGCTGCTAAGCTGCTTCTCCTCCGCATCGTAAAGCACCACTGCAACTGCGTACAGTGTTTCCCTCCATTTCTGCAGCATTTTGCCAACTCCTCCCAAGCTTCCAAGGATCTCTTGACGCGTTAACCTCTCCAGAAGCACCCGAAGGAATACCGCAAGAAAGATCTCTCCGACTGCCATAGTTAGCTTCCGGAAGATCACAGAGGAACAAACAATGCAATTAAAACAAAGTGCAGAGTTGTTTTGCGCAAGCTTTGCAATAATGAGGATTCAAGAATGATTATTGCACGAAGTCAAACAAGAATGTTTTCTGTAATTAAGACGATTGAATAAAACTGCAAACTTCGTCCTTTATCATATTCAATGTTGTTTTGTGTTAGCTAGGTCGATCATATGATGACAAGAACAACGAGAACAAGGAACCGCCAGTTGATCAAATCGTTATATATATTATGCCTCATTGTACATGCAACGGCAATCTCTAGGTATCTTTCATACTTGATTAATTTTATTGGTTTAAAGACTCCAACTTGCATGATAAGAATAATTTAGTCCCTCTCACCTAACATCATCAATTTTGTAGGATCTAATTGACTAATTCCAAACcttgaataattttttgaaaaaatttACCTTAATTAGGGCAATTGAATTTCCTACTCTACAGGACATATATACCATACCTTGAATGTGCTGAGTGGCTAGCTTTCCTGGGTTCTGAGTTCACTACCGGTCTGCTGCCAGGCCTATCCATCTCTAGTTGGCGTTTCACCCATCTTTGAAAGAAAGCGAGCGAGAACAAATTCAATTTTGATTCGACTGAAGTTGTTCTATTTTTACTAGCATTCGCAGCTATAACGTAAAAGAATTGCTCGAATTGTTATCATTTttaaaggattaaattcagtttagtccctcagaTTTTAGgccaaacatcagtttggtctctcatcttttttttaatcaaactcatCCCTGATCTCTCAAATTGCATCAACctcgtccaaaatttgaatccgGCCCCAAATGTGACGTCATCTGCTGAGCTGGAGCAGACAAGGAGGTCCCACAGgaagggcataatggacatttcatatttaatctaatttctatttttttttctcttattttctctctcttctctctctcactcacatCTGAAACAGAGAgaggagctctctctctctctctctctctctctctctctctctctctctctctctctctctctctctctctctctctctctctctctctctctcacacataTTCCCAGCCACCGTGAACACCGGCCGACCACCATGAGAAGCATCCGTTCCCAGCGGCGCCACCATCACAGTCACCACCATCCCTGCCGATTTTTCTTCGATTATGTCAGCGGGGTTAAGATGTTCAAGTCCAATTTCGGGGAGTTCTTCGATCATCACAACCCACCAATCCAATACCTAACCAAAATGCAATGCAGACACCACAACCCAAAATTGAAGAAACCCACAACACAGAACCAAGCAATCAACAGCTTCCATTCAACAACCAACaaattacataaaaaaaaaaaaaagacagaaatGAACCGAGCTCCGAGTTTAGCAGCCACCTCCCTCAATCTTGCGGGCCTCTCTCCTTGGCTCCTCCCACCCCAATTCCTGTAGATTCAGATTTGAATCCGTCATTTGGATCTCTCTCCAGTTCGGATCAGAGTTACCTGGATCGCGGGTCATTTCGGTACGGGAAACTCGGTATGGGTACATGGTACGCTATGTCTATGATGTGCCGTACGTTAGGATATtaaaattattatatttaatAATTTATGAAATTAGGGACACTAATtttttctagaaaaaaaaaaaaatttgccttatCCATATATTCAATAACTGGATCTAGTATAACAAAACCCTTAATCATAGATAAATGGGCCTAGGCTGCtagtatttaaaaattaacCTAAACAAATATGAGATCTTCGTTGAGAGCTCCACCGTTGCAAACCcagtaaaacaaaaaagatttcTGCcgaacaaaacagaaaaaggaATGAACTGCGAAGGAGAATAAGGAAGAAACTGGGTTGTCGAGGACTAGAGGCTTCCCATCGCCTTGAAGAGGACGAAAAAAAGAAGATGTTGAGTTGCTGATATGATGCAGAAGGCAGAGATGTTTGGATCGCTAGGTTTAACGATCTGGATAGCTGATGTACCACGTTTCGGTACGTACGATCCGGAACGCGGGTCACCACACAAGTGAGCGATCCCGGTAACTCTGGTTCGGATCCCGGATCGATCCGTTTCGCCTTGTCTGGATGATTTCTCGTTGATCTGAGAGCATCACGGTTTCCGCATACCGAATCGTTGCCGAGTCAAGTAGCTCTGGGCTGCCTCAAAAAGTCCAAGTAAGTCACCGGAGAAGAAGACGAGGACGACACCTATCAAGAGGCAGAGGCGGAGGCGAAGAGAGAGGCTTCGACGGTGGATTTGATCGAGGCCTCCTGTTGCTCCGGTTTTGAGAGGGTGTGGAGGTGGTCGAGGGTGTGAGCAGAGGATTCATGGTGGCCGACCGGTGTTCACGGTGGCTGGGAATAtgtgtgagtgagagagagagagagagagagagagagagactctctGTTTCAGatgtgagtgagagagagaagagagagaaaataagagaaaaaaatagaaattagattaaatacgaaatgtccattatgcccttcCTGTGGGACCTCCTTGTCTGCTCCAGCTCAGCAGATGACGTCACATTTGGGGCaggattcaaattttggacgagGTTGATGCAATTTGAGAGATCAGGGatgagtttgattaaaaaaaaagatgagggaccaaactgatgtttggcCTAAAGTCTGAGgaactaaactgaatttaatccattTTTAAAATAGCAAATTACCGCTAACTACAATTTTAGTCCAGTATTTACCATTAGGAggcatattattttttattcccCTTGCGGTATTGTTCCTGACCCATGCGCAAGGCCCAAACCCTGTGCGGCCTATTTCCTGACGAAAATGTCCCTAAATATATTAATAGAGGATGATAATCgataaagagagagatagagattgagagagaggggggggggggagagagagagagagagagagagagagataacagATCTAGATTGAGATTAAGATCGAgatcgaaatcaatcaagacgatgaatttgaaattctcaTTCAAACTGGAAGTTTGAATagtaaatgagagagagagagagagaggagatctAGATCGATATATAGATTCGTGTTGAGATCGAGATGTATCGAGGCAACGAATATGAAATTCATACTAAAAAAGAAGTTTGATTTGTAGATCTAACAATTTGAGGTATGTTTTTAggtattttgaatttttcaatTGTATTTCTATTGAAATTCACAATTGATTGTTCTATATATACTTGAATTTTGTTCTTATTTTTGATCTGTTCATGGAGTTGTCATCAAATGCTAGTtgattaggcctcatcaaaaagcccgcggattaAGTGGGccaatggaggcccgccggcccgctaAAAAGCCCGCCTCgatgggtagtgggccggcctgccaaaagcccgcaaaaacccggccaggcccgtaaaagcccgtaaaatattatatatatgtgtgtgtgtgtgtgtgtttataaatatatacacacacacacatatagatatatatttgtgtgtgtgtttataaatatatatacacacacacatatagatatatatttgtgtgtgtgtgtttatatatatatatatatatagagagagagatatatatatatatatatatatgtgtgtgtgtgtgtgtgtgtgtgtgtgtgtggaagttcttatacttctatatagaatatgtgcattagtgcatatatatattctacatatcggttgaccaattcgatcggattcgaaaatatggtgaaattggctaaattttttaccactcataatttattgtaataaactcatccaacggtcggtttttccattttctttgaattgataggggttgctttttagagtgtatgatatataagtataggtttataagagtaactaagtttgacctagttgatcgaattcgaaacgagaaccaaattgactgaattttctacaaccaccataaaacattacaatctctccatcgagtggttggtttctccgaattcattttccacttcatggttgcttaagaatgaacctcaacaatttaaatgcaatgtataattcatacaactttaggaggaaaattggtataggccaatgtgtttgtaattaatttttttttttttatcttatgtccacgcacatccatcgatggaatatttacaaacgtgatgtgaaaaaataagcacgtttcgcggtcgtcatgccatcggtcaactaagaagacatacaagtgacgacggttgaccaattcgatcggattcgaaaatatggtgaaattggctaaattttttaccacactcataatttattgtaataatgtcatccaacggtccattttttcattttttttgaattgataggggttgctctttggagtgtgatatatagatataggtttataagagtaactaaatttgacctagttgatcaaattcgaaacgagaatcaaattagctgaattttttacaatcaccataaaacattacaatctctcaatcaagcggttgatttctctaaattcattttccacttcatggttgctttagaatgaacctcaacaatttaaatgcaatatacaagtcatacaactttaggaggcaaattaatataggccaacatctttgtaattaaaattgaaatttttatcttatgtccacgcacatccatcgatgaaatatttacatacatgatgtgaaaaaataaacacgtttcgtggtcgtcatgccatcggtcaaccaagaaaacatacaagtgacgacggttgaccaattcgatcggattcaaaaatatggtgaaattggctaaattttttaccacactcataatttattgtaataatttcatccaacggtccatttttccattttctttgaattgataggggttgctctttggagtgtatgatatatagatataggtatATAAGAATagctaaatttgacctaattgatcgaattcgaatcaaattagctgaattttttacaatcaccataaaacattacaatctctcaatcgagcggttgatttctctaaattcattttccacttcatggttgctttagaatgaacctcaacaatttaaatgcaatatacaagtcatacgactttaggaggcaaattgatataggccaacatctttgcaattaaaattgaaatttttatcttatgtccacgcacatccatcaatagaatatttacagacatgatgtgaaaaattaagcacgtttcgcggtcgtcatgccatcggtcaatcaagaaaacatacaagtgacgacggttgaccaattcgatcggattcgaaaatatggtgaaattggctaaattttttaccacactcataatttattataataatctcatccaacggttggttttcccattttatttaagttgatagaggtttctctttggagtgtatgatatataaatataagtttataaaaaatattatctttaaagatttatttgtaagtAAAGCCAGCAAGGCTCGCCCCGAAAAAGCCCGTGTGGCCCGCATtaaatggatgggcttggatccttcaatttacaataaagcccggcccgctactatttaaaaatggagtaaggcctggcccggcccggcccgttgatgaggcctacagtTGATATGTATAATCTGATTGTTGTTTTTTCTAGAGAATATATTTGATTTTGCTCAATCGTTGAAAAATTGTTGCTCTAGTGTTTGGTGCATGATTGAATTTTCACAATTATGTTTTCATGAAGTAGTTGGTTAATTTGTGTCTCCTTCTTGCTGGGCTTTTTAATTTGTATTGGGTGGCCAAGGTAGTTGTTTTGTTTCCTATTACCTAATTTGTTACCATTACAtcaagggaaaaaaatacaaacagtacccaatcTAAGGCCCGTTCTAAATTTTTGTACCCAAGTTTtcgaaactatcacaatggtacctaGAATAGCCAGCCCGACCCAATATTCGTACCTACCATCCATGACGGCGTTAAACCGcatgccacgtggcatattttgaggggtaattccgtcccaacattttttttttttacttaattaataaCTGGTTACTCTCTCCTTTCCCACTCTTGCCATAACTGCGATGATCATCTCGAACGATTGATCTTCAGAAATGCAAGACCCATTGGAATCAAACCCAGACTTCAAACTTAGGTAGCGAGTCCACTCTACGGGTGATCAGAGTCAGAAGTCCGGATTTAGGGATTAAGGCGGTTCGTGCAGTCCTAAGCTTCTTCAAGGTGATGGCTTCGCTCATTCGTGGCCGGAGGTGATAACCCTAGCTTTGCAGAAGCCCAGATTGCCGGCAAAGGTGTATACGGAGTTCTCCGGCGTCGGGTCGGAGATGAGGCTTTGGAGTGTTCACGACCAGCTTTCCCTGAGCTCGTTGGTGGCGGCGGTGAGTTGAAGTGATGGCCGGAAATGGATGTTTTGGCTGGGCAATGTGGCGACAGCTATGGTGGTTGCATGTGAAGGCTAACGGCGATGCTTGGTGGGGATTTCGGTTGGgctttggttgaaatttggtcCTGGTTCGATTGGTGATGACGGTGATGATAGGTGGTGGCCGGAACTGGTGTCTCCGGTGGTGGCAGAGGGAAGACAAGaaagtgagaaggagagagaaaagaggtgCGGCCGAGAGGGGAAGAGAGAGTTTTGAGATTTTGGGGTTTCCTATCCCATTTAACCGCCTTAATGAAGGTCAATTAAACAGCTAAACCCACTGTATACAACAAATCGGGAAGAGAGGCAGAGACACAACAAAtcggagagagaaagaggcagagagagagagaggaagagagaaaatggaCTCAAGAATAGGGCTGGGTAAGTAAATGACGCAAATACCCATCAAATACGCCACGTGGCACACGAGTTAACGTTGTTATGGACGGCAGGTACATATTTTGGGTCGGGTAAGGTATttggggtaccattgtgatagtttcaaAAACTTAGGTATAGAAATTTAGAACGGGCCTTAgattgggtactgtttgtatttttttcccataTTCTGATAGTAAAGTTCTAATGAATTCCAATATTGAACCTCAGTAGCAATATGCATATTCCGACTGACCTAGAGTAGGATTACTTTATTCTTACTTCAATAGCAATTATCCATTTGCATACCGAATCTTCATAGGAACTATCTATTTTCATATTGCCCGCGGTAATTCTCTAGCTACTTACCCTTAGTAGCCAATGACACAATTCTCTACTGTCTTTAGTAGCAATTACCCAATttgtactgaccctcagtaggaAACACGTCTTTGCTACTGACTGTCAGTAGCAATGATGCATTACTCAATGTAGCACTTGCATTTCATAGTAGTTACCTAATTTCTAATTATAATGAGCAAGAATTATCCAATTTCTCACTGATTTTGTTAGCAATTTACCCAATTCTACTAACTGTCAGTAACAATTACACAGTAATACTGATTCTCAGTAATAATTCAATTCTGTACTAATACTCAGTCCTTGCTACTGACCGTCAGTAGCAATGACGCATTACTCAATGTACCACCTACATTTCATAGTAGTTACCTAATATCTACTTATAACGAGCAAGAATTATCCAATTTCTCACTGATTTTGTTAGCAATTTACCCAATTCTACTAACTGTCAGTAACAAGTACACAATAATACTGACTCTCAGTAGCAATAATTCAATTATGTACTAATACTCAATAGTGATCATCAAATAGAGTACTGGTGAATCTAAATGTTTTTCATATGAACTTCATGTATTCAGAGCTGATTtactatttatttctttatccaTGCATGTCGCTTACCTCACTTCTAGCATGTATTTCTTAATACTGCATATCAGTAACTTTTACTATACACAATAACAATTGACATGTTAATGATGGGTTCATTATTTGCAGTTTCACACAATGCCTACCAAGAAAAGTTCATAAACTATGGATAACATGTAGAAGGTGCAAACAGGAAGGAGGAAGTACAAACGAGCGAAAACTCAAGGTCAAGAAGAATGATAAAGACCACAAATATAACAAAGGAGAAGATACTAAAAAAGTTGTAGTACAAAATCAATATCAACATTTACTTGCTAAAAAAGTTGAAAGTGTTTTTGGGATGTCAATGAAGTGAACATTGAAAAAGCTAATACAATACAGTAAGATTGTGAATGTTACTGTTAGACAATAGTATTGTTGATGGAAATGGTTGAGCCAAATGTTGTAGTGACAATTAAGtaattattgattaatttaaaaATATGGTGGCAATTCGGTAATTATAGTCAATTTAAAGATGCGGTGGCAATTTCGTAATTAATGAAAACTTTAATGTTTATTTCGTGTTGGGCATAATTTAAATTGACCGCATGGTATCTGATTCAAATGTCTTTGCACATGGGTATTGGGCTGGGCTAATTTACCTTATTGGTAAATTGCTCTTTTTAAAATGAACTCACTGGATCGTGTCCTGCGGCCCATTTAAATTTGGACAAAGAACGGTTATGGTGTCCTGCAGCCCATTTAAATATCACCTAAACAACTTTGTAGTACTCCTTCATTCCTTCTTTGCGGGTGTTAAGTAGGTGTGGGGCACGTGCCACAATTCTTCATTTGCTTCCAAATTCAAACAGTTAAGACTAGTGTGACAACCCCAGATAACAACGGCGTGAATTTCTGGTTGGGTTTTCGACCTTCTAAGTGCCTTCCATTACCTCATTTTGCATAACAAAAGCACAATTTTGTctctgaggatttgatgccGTGTGGGTATGGAGTTCTCAAAACCTTTCGCACATTTGGGTCACTCACGCCTCCATGTCCCCTTTTTGCATCAGACCACTGAGGTAAAGTCCGTAAAGAAGAATGAACTGTGGCATAAGTCGTTGGGTCCCTacatgaattaaaaaaaaaaaaaaagatctggGTCCATTGTGACAACTAGGGGTCTACTCCACCACACTGAACTAGTTTGACTTTGAAGTTTAAAGTTTGAACTTTCTTTCTTGCTAAGTTTAGCAACAATAGCTATGGACACAATTTCATTTGGAAGCCTTATTGAATCCCAAGCCTTCGACAGCAGAAATGGTGGTGGAGGTGTTTTTCTTTGAGGCTTTTCTTCAGTTGCTGCTCGATAGGTTGACCCCCCACAACTTGCTCAGTTTCGGTCATTTCCAAGAAATGGAGTGCAACTCTGTCTGCAATTGGAGCTGTGCTGCAGGATGCTGAGAAGAAGCAACTCTCACAAGCAAGGCGGTGAAGCTGTGGCTGGATGAGCTCAAACACTAGGCTTTTGACATGGATGACATCTTGGACACCTTTTCCACCCAGCTCTTGGTGATCAATCACCAAAATGGGGCCGGCACAAGCAAGGTACAACGCCTCCTTTCACCCAACTCCTCATAATTGTCTGGGCCTCATCAGCACCTCTGGCATACCAAtttccatgaaaaaaaaatacccaTAAGAGTCAAGGCATAAACTACGGGCAATCATATATAAACCACAGGAGCAATCATACAGTTTCACTACACAAGCTTGACACAACGAGGGAGGAGGAATAAAATGTTCCAACTGTATGAAGATACCCGTACCATATTCCACAGTAATTGATTATTGTGTTATTGGTCATAGTTCCAAATGTTAAAACCCTTGATGACATACCTTAGCCCATATATGATGCATTAAGGAATATGTTAATGCAGAGAAATGGGCACAAACCGATTTAAGTCGAAGAACCCTTCCAAGGAATCCTTTAAACGCATCTTTCCGGTCATGAAAGCATACCCAAGCTGCCACATTCTCTCGAAACTGCAAATAGGAAATGAAGTACACAAATTCAATCACAATAGACATTTTCATTTAAAtcccaaaattgaaattttaaagCATTGAGAAAAACAATTAATGCGTAAAAACTACATGGATTAGTTTTCTGACCCTAATGTGACCCAAAGTAAATAGTGCAATTTCAAAAGGCAATACATTCTCATTGACAATGAGAATCATGGACATAACGTGCTCGAACGTCGCCGTTTCGGGATAGAAATTGGGAAAGAGATAGTTCTCCAAGTACTGGCTGacctccaaaatcatcactctcTGCAACGGCACCAGCTCCGGGTCGAACGCCTTCTTCACCTGTGCGGCGTCGCCGCCGGCTTTGGACCAATTCGCAGCTGCAATCATAGTGAGCTGGTCCCTCTGAATCTCCGACAGCGTTATCGAGCTCGGCAGCGCCGCACCGGGTTTAGCCTCCACCACCGGCTTGTCTCCGAGCTGGTGGTTCAGCTCCACCGGGTACTCTGCAACATGGTGGCGCTTGAAATCGTACGCGCCTGTTCCGTACACCTTGGTCATTGCCGAGGAGAATgacgaattagggttttggaggGAAGCTACGATTTGGGGGAGCGACgggggttagggtttctgaGAGAGAAAGCTCTGTAACTTGTGAGAGTGAATTTATGTAATCATCAGGGTCGGTTCTTCGATTCTATTCGGGTTTTGGGTACTATACTACTCTACTGCTTGGTTCCTGGGTTTTCTTTAAGGTAATTATTATATACCCTTGGGAAATATAGCAGATTGCCCCTTAACCTTTCCTTTAACTGTCAATTTGACCTatcacttcttcttttttaattacACTGATAcatcaattaaattaaatgctAGAAGATGAAGGATTCATTTCCGTTAAAGTATTAGAGAAATTCTTACATACGGCAAACATACTATATGATTTGTAGGGTTTTCCAATTAGTGAACATGCAATaggtgttttgggtattttattttaataagtaAGGATAATTTCGGAACATATttaaaattttctgaattttgattGGGCTGCCCCACTGCCAAGTGGTATGT
This portion of the Rosa chinensis cultivar Old Blush chromosome 1, RchiOBHm-V2, whole genome shotgun sequence genome encodes:
- the LOC121050564 gene encoding uncharacterized protein LOC121050564 isoform X6 yields the protein MTKVYGTGAYDFKRHHVAEYPVELNHQLGDKPVVEAKPGAALPSSITLSEIQRDQLTMIAAANWSKAGGDAAQVKKAFDPELVPLQRVMILEFRENVAAWVCFHDRKDAFKGFLGRVLRLKSRC
- the LOC121050564 gene encoding RNA helicase aquarius-like isoform X3, which produces MTKVYGTGAYDFKRHHVAEYPVELNHQLGDKPVVEAKPGAALPSSITLSEIQRDQLTMIAAANWSKAGGDAAQVKKAFDPELVPLQRVMILEVSQYLENYLFPNFYPETATFEHVMSMILIVNENFRENVAAWVCFHDRKDAFKGFLGRVLRLKSVCAHFSALTYSLMHHIWAKVCHQGF
- the LOC121050564 gene encoding RNA helicase aquarius-like isoform X1, which gives rise to MTKVYGTGAYDFKRHHVAEYPVELNHQLGDKPVVEAKPGAALPSSITLSEIQRDQLTMIAAANWSKAGGDAAQVKKAFDPELVPLQRVMILEVSQYLENYLFPNFYPETATFEHVMSMILIVNENVLPFEIALFTLGHIRFRENVAAWVCFHDRKDAFKGFLGRVLRLKSVCAHFSALTYSLMHHIWAKVCHQGF
- the LOC121050564 gene encoding RNA helicase aquarius-like isoform X2; amino-acid sequence: MTKVYGTGAYDFKRHHVAEYPVELNHQLGDKPVVEAKPGAALPSSITLSEIQRDQLTMIAAANWSKAGGDAAQVKKAFDPELVPLQRVMILEVSQYLENYLFPNFYPETATFEHVMSMILIVNENVLPFEIALFTLGHIRFRENVAAWVCFHDRKDAFKGFLGRVLRLKSVCAHFSALTYSLMHHIWAKRC
- the LOC121050564 gene encoding RNA helicase aquarius-like isoform X4 — translated: MTKVYGTGAYDFKRHHVAEYPVELNHQLGDKPVVEAKPGAALPSSITLSEIQRDQLTMIAAANWSKAGGDAAQVKKAFDPELVPLQRVMILEVSQYLENYLFPNFYPETATFEHVMSMILIVNENVLPFEIALFTLGHIRFRENVAAWVCFHDRKDAFKGFLGRVLRLKSRC
- the LOC121050564 gene encoding RNA helicase aquarius-like isoform X5, giving the protein MTKVYGTGAYDFKRHHVAEYPVELNHQLGDKPVVEAKPGAALPSSITLSEIQRDQLTMIAAANWSKAGGDAAQVKKAFDPELVPLQRVMILEVSQYLENYLFPNFYPETATFEHVMSMILIVNENFRENVAAWVCFHDRKDAFKGFLGRVLRLKSRC